In Drosophila innubila isolate TH190305 chromosome 2R unlocalized genomic scaffold, UK_Dinn_1.0 1_C_2R, whole genome shotgun sequence, the following are encoded in one genomic region:
- the LOC117784601 gene encoding uncharacterized protein LOC117784601, producing MSFLRSKYYDHPDGEDAFGKIVATNKYAVVTGLAWSTVDVLTLSKPKGYIPTIGRFAYNTGPLMGMATAFTLTTLAATNIRGKDDKINYMIGGFAAGGVYGAWKHSHVAGLVAGLFLGMAGVIKKMSIEQGWEFFPNSPTHQYGSLNVAQNDYSLMSERPKTWTAEKK from the exons aTGTCGTTCTTACGCTCCAAATACTACGATCATCCCGATGGCGAAGATGCCTTTGGAAAGATTGTGGCCACCAACAAATATGCTGTCGTTACCGGACTGGCGTGGTCCACAGTGGACGTATTGACGTTGTCCAAGCCTAAAGGCTACATACCCACGATTGGACGCTTTGCGTACAACACGGGCCCGTTGATGGGCATGGCCACAGCATTTACGCTAACCACGCTCGCTGCCACAAACATACGCGGCAAGGATGATAA AATAAACTATATGATTGGAGGCTTTGCTGCTGGTGGCGTCTATGGTGCGTGGAAACACAGTCATGTTGCTGGCTTAGTCGCTGGTCTCTTCCTAG GCATGGCCGGTGTCATCAAGAAGATGTCCATTGAACAGGGCTGGGAATTCTTCCCGAACTCACCCACGCATCAATATGGTAGCTTAAACGTTGCGCAGAACGATTATTCTCTTATGTCCGAGCGTCCCAAAACCTGGACCGCAGAAAAGAAGTAA